One window of Vitis riparia cultivar Riparia Gloire de Montpellier isolate 1030 chromosome 5, EGFV_Vit.rip_1.0, whole genome shotgun sequence genomic DNA carries:
- the LOC117914982 gene encoding transcription factor MYB2 translates to MSWGMMAGHLGWGIIEEGWRKGPWTAEEDRLLTEYVKLHGEGRWNSVARLAGLRRNGKSCRLRWVNYLRPDLKRGQITPHEENIILELHARWGNRWSTIARSLPGRTDNEIKNYWRTHFKKKGKLPSDKSEKAKTRLLRKQQFYQQQQQQQQQQQQQQQQQQQLNQLDLKRIMALLDQPDIGDTPMAQARQDLGSCIYSTHHAAEEHGYVHLPIPNADVSTQESSSEDMLWDGLWNLDDFHGNLSAACAASKASLHHLVAPFY, encoded by the exons ATGTCTTGGGGAATGATGGCAGGGCACTTGGGTTGGGGGATCATAGAAGAAGGGTGGAGGAAGGGCCCTTGGACTGCTGAAGAGGACAGATTGCTCACTGAGTATGTTAAATTGCATGGTGAAGGAAGATGGAATTCTGTGGCTAGACTTGCAG GACTGAGAAGGAATGGGAAGAGCTGCAGACTGAGGTGGGTGAATTACTTGAGGCCAGACCTCAAGCGGGGGCAGATAACCCCACATGAAGAGAACATAATTCTAGAGCTGCATGCTAGGTGGGGGAACAG ATGGTCGACCATTGCTAGAAGCTTGCCCGGAAGAACAGACAATGAAATCAAGAACTACTGGAGGACCCATTTCAAGAAGAAGGGAAAACTCCCTTCCGACAAGTCTGAGAAGGCGAAAACACGCCTCCTAAGAAAGCAACAATTTtatcagcagcagcagcaacagcaacagcaacagcagcagcagcagcaacagcaaCAACAACTGAATCAACTGGACCTGAAAAGGATCATGGCTTTACTCGACCAACCCGACATTGGAGACACGCCAATGGCCCAAGCGAGGCAAGACTTGGGCAGTTGTATTTACAGTACACATCATGCAGCTGAAGAGCATGGCTATGTGCATCTTCCCATCCCCAACGCAGATGTGTCTACCCAAGAATCCTCAAGTGAGGACATGCTGTGGGATGGTCTGTGGAACTTGGATGATTTCCACGGCAATCTGAGTGCAGCCTGTGCAGCAAGCAAAGCTAGTTTGCACCATCTGGTTGCTCCCTTTTACTGA